A window of the Oncorhynchus masou masou isolate Uvic2021 chromosome 13, UVic_Omas_1.1, whole genome shotgun sequence genome harbors these coding sequences:
- the LOC135551447 gene encoding prostate stem cell antigen-like, which translates to MSHPQLFLLFLCCLPLAAPLCCYTCVFPAISPMDCLKFPQECPAGQRCLASTAVGTRGSLRLVLYEKSCAIPSQCGLSGEKHTAGLNFTYHNNCCDTDLCNGAMAHAAPIWRGGALCILPILSLIPG; encoded by the exons ATGTCTCATCCACAACTGTTTCTTCTTTTCTTGTGCTGTCTTCCTCTGGCAG CACCTCTGTGTTGTTACACATGTGTGTTTCCTGCCATCTCTCCCATGGACTGCCTCAAGTTCCCCCAGGAGTGTCCTGCTGGACAGCGCTgcctagctagcactgcagtgggGACGCGAG GCTCCCTGCGTCTGGTCCTGTATGAGAAGAGCTGTGCCATTCCCTCCCAATGTGGTCTGTCTGGGGAGAAACATACTGCAGGCCTGAACTTCACCTACCACAACAACTGCTGTGACACTGACCTGTGCAACGGGGCTATGGCCCATGCTGCCCCCATCTGGAGGGGAGGTGCACTGTGCATCCTGcctattctctctctcataccGGGCTGA
- the LOC135552387 gene encoding putative hydrolase DDAH2, which yields MASVLPYGCFTHAVVRGIPETFGKVDNEETTTDLAKAQRQFGVLTGALRQKVGLQLIEIPADPELPESWRIEDVAVIQGDTALITRPFKQQRRREAEAVRRVMSELNLTVVELGAEEGGSVGATLEGSDVLFTGREFFVGISSHTNHRGAEVLADTFRDFTVSTVPVCVGTRLKNICSMGGPDTIIISNSDGAKKTLRMMEQLTDHHYEVLTVPEGAAANCVYVRGPSKMDFLLHPPTEECPDSVPAFQKLTDYTLLPTACSEASKLGGHLSSFCLLINRKPYF from the exons ATGGCGAGCGTGTTGCCGTACGGTTGCTTCACTCACGCAGTGGTGCGGGGCATCCCAGAGACCTTTGGGAAGGTCGATAATGAGGAAACCACGACGGACTTGGCCAAGGCACAGCGTCAGTTTGGGGTTCTGACGGGGGCGCTGAGACAGAAGGTGGGGCTGCAGCTCATAGAGATCCCTGCAGACCCGGAGCTACCAGAGAGTTGGAGGATAGAGGATGTAGCTGTGATACAGGGAGACACGGCACTCATCACCAGGCCATTCAAACAGCAGAGACGCAGAGAG gcTGAAGCGGTGAGGAGGGTGATGTCGGAGCTGAACCTGACAGTGGTGGAGTTGGGGGCAGAGGAGGGAGGCTCCGTAGGGGCCACGCTGGAGGGCAGCGATGTGCTCTTCACTGGCAGGGAGTTCTTTGTGGGCATCTCCTCCCACACCAACCACAGAGGAGCTGAGGTTCTGGCTGACACTTTCAGA GACTTCACTGTGTCCACGGTGCCAGTGTGTGTGGGAACTCGTCTAAAGAACATCTGCTCTATGGGAGGTCCTGATACTATCATCATCAGCAACAGTGATGGGGCCAAGAAGACCCTCCGG atgATGGAGCAGCTGACTGATCACCACTACGAAGTGCTCACGGTCCCGGAGGGCGCAGCAGCTAACTGTGTCTATGTCAGGGGCCCCTCCAAAATGGACTTCCTGCTTCACCCGCCCACTGAGGAGTGTCCTGACAGTGTCCCT GCCTTCCAGAAGCTGACCGACTACACCCTCCTCCCTACAGCGTGCAGCGAGGCCTCCAAGCTCGGAGGCCATCTGTCTTCATTCTGCCTACTTATCAATAGGAAGCCATACTTCTGA
- the LOC135552389 gene encoding small ribosomal subunit protein uS7 translates to MTSESWETAPAVAETPEIKLFGKWSTDDVQINDISLQDYIAVKEKYAKYLPHSGGRYAAKRFRKAQCPIVERLTNSMMMHGRNNGKKLMTCRIVKHAFEIIHLLTGENPLQVLVNAIINSGPREDSTRIGRAGTVRRQAVDVSPLRRVNQAIWLLCTGAREAAFRNIKTIAECLADELINAAKGSSNSYAIKKKDELERVAKSNR, encoded by the exons A TGACTTCAGAGTCGTGGGAGACTGCCCCTGCAGTGGCTGAAACGCCAGAAATCAAGCTCTTTGGGAAATGGAGCACAGACGATGTTCAGATCAATGACATCTCCCTGCAG GATTACATTGCTGTGAAGGAGAAGTATGCTAAATACCTGCCACACTCTGGAGGCCGTTATGCTGCCAAGCGTTTCCGCAAGGCCCAGTGCCCCATTGTGGAACGTCTCACCAACTCTATGATGATGCATGGCCGCAACAACGGCAAGAAGCTGATGACCTGTCGCATTGTGAAGCACGCCTTCGAGATCATCCACTTGCTGACCGGGGAG AACCCCCTGCAGGTGCTGGTCAATGCCATCATAAACAGCGGACCTCGTGAGGACTCCACCCGTATTGGTCGTGCTGGTACCGTTAGGAGGCAAGCTGTGGACGTGTCCCCTCTGCGTAGAGTCAACCAG gCGATCTGGCTACTTTGCACTGGAGCAAGAGAAGCTGCTTTCAGGAACATCAAGACTATCGCAGAGTGCCTTGCCGATGAGCTGATCAATGCAGCTAAG GGTTCTTCTAATTCCTACGCCATCAAGAAGAAGGACGAGTTGGAGAGGGTCGCCAAGTCCAACCGTTAA